The following proteins are encoded in a genomic region of Acidobacteriota bacterium:
- a CDS encoding glycosyltransferase family 39 protein produces MAEKTNVNNNSVGAAAMVFAAFAVVLLVAFFSYRGADVGRLGTLIGNFGGGPLFGFDGLSASVDGALIAGLIAVSWFGLGNFVASFISVSKGEEHSHVLKLAMKAALGAAIWSLIFFFLGIAGLYTSSAAIVAIVVGLGLAVFSFRRVREAKIESRVPEKPSRSDLLIVALIAIPLVLAFISSLAPPVAKDTLLYHFSLPKVFIAQHHMSFVDGNMNSYMALGTEMHIVWAILVGNLAGVQAGEAAGGAAIWMFFPVLLMAIFGWSRELGLDRRLSLIAVAIVATVPTIYHVSSSSYIDVAWALSIFLAVYSLCRWWRSPESGWLVFTALFLAAALAAKLLTVFAIAAFVLVIVFRARNAQNEEGTSVSKVLAGGIGSLIVAGIFGSASYIRTWIETGSPLFPFYLNLWPGKAPGWDAERASMLQALSAQYGGDRKTLLDYLLTPWNISVNAQPEIHANFDGVIGFAFLLGLPLIVWGIWKFDLKTEAKICAGVAMIMFLFWLTSSQQQRYLLPILPLLSIAIMASIDAISSKVRGLRTITIAGFAAAAFAGALVTTAWFLQKAPLRVAFGGETREAFAARNLDYLPYYLWLNSETAEEDKVWLVNMRRDTYYLERPYFSDYMIEDLTLQKMVSEAKDARELRAKTAAMGIKYLLIRHDFLLDYKVSPLVDDKKPRAENEAKLKAAKEFILDPVNTVRSDSKFSLVKVF; encoded by the coding sequence ATGGCTGAAAAGACCAACGTAAATAACAATTCGGTCGGTGCGGCCGCGATGGTTTTCGCGGCCTTTGCCGTCGTTTTGCTGGTCGCGTTCTTTTCGTATCGCGGTGCTGATGTCGGCAGGCTCGGCACGCTGATCGGTAATTTTGGCGGTGGGCCGTTGTTTGGTTTTGACGGGCTTTCGGCGAGCGTTGATGGGGCTCTGATCGCCGGTCTGATAGCGGTCTCGTGGTTTGGGCTCGGTAATTTTGTTGCTTCCTTTATTAGTGTCTCGAAAGGTGAAGAGCATTCACATGTACTCAAACTCGCGATGAAAGCAGCACTCGGGGCGGCGATATGGTCGTTGATCTTTTTCTTTCTAGGAATTGCCGGTTTGTACACTAGTTCCGCAGCGATCGTCGCCATCGTTGTTGGGTTAGGCCTTGCCGTTTTCAGTTTTCGCCGCGTTCGCGAGGCAAAAATCGAGAGCCGCGTCCCCGAAAAGCCGTCGCGATCTGACCTCTTGATCGTTGCATTGATCGCTATCCCATTGGTGCTGGCGTTTATTTCATCGCTCGCTCCGCCGGTTGCCAAGGATACGCTGCTCTACCATTTTTCGCTGCCAAAGGTCTTTATCGCTCAGCATCATATGAGCTTTGTCGACGGCAACATGAACAGCTATATGGCTCTCGGCACCGAGATGCATATCGTCTGGGCGATACTCGTCGGCAATTTGGCCGGTGTGCAGGCAGGCGAAGCGGCCGGCGGTGCGGCGATATGGATGTTCTTTCCGGTGCTGCTGATGGCGATATTCGGCTGGTCGCGGGAACTCGGCCTCGACCGGCGTTTGTCGCTGATCGCGGTCGCGATCGTGGCGACAGTGCCGACCATCTATCACGTCTCATCGAGCTCGTACATCGACGTTGCTTGGGCACTGTCTATATTTCTCGCGGTCTACTCGCTGTGCCGATGGTGGCGTTCGCCGGAGTCCGGATGGCTTGTATTTACCGCGTTATTCTTGGCTGCGGCTCTGGCGGCCAAGTTGCTGACGGTCTTTGCGATCGCTGCGTTTGTGTTGGTCATTGTCTTTCGAGCGCGGAACGCTCAGAACGAAGAAGGAACCTCGGTTTCGAAAGTGCTGGCCGGGGGCATTGGATCACTCATCGTCGCCGGTATTTTCGGCAGTGCGTCGTACATTAGGACATGGATCGAGACGGGCAGCCCGTTGTTTCCGTTCTATTTGAACTTATGGCCCGGCAAGGCTCCTGGGTGGGACGCTGAACGGGCAAGTATGCTGCAGGCTCTGAGCGCTCAATATGGCGGAGACAGAAAGACACTGCTCGACTATCTGCTGACACCGTGGAACATCTCGGTCAACGCCCAACCTGAGATACATGCAAATTTTGACGGCGTGATCGGTTTTGCATTCCTACTCGGCCTGCCGCTCATAGTTTGGGGGATCTGGAAATTTGACCTCAAAACTGAGGCGAAGATCTGTGCGGGCGTCGCGATGATCATGTTCCTGTTTTGGCTAACATCGAGCCAACAACAGCGGTATTTGCTGCCGATTTTGCCGCTGCTTTCAATCGCGATAATGGCGTCGATAGATGCGATCTCGTCAAAAGTCAGAGGTTTGAGAACGATTACAATCGCGGGTTTTGCTGCAGCCGCATTTGCCGGAGCTCTGGTAACGACCGCATGGTTTCTGCAAAAGGCTCCGCTTCGCGTGGCATTCGGCGGGGAAACGCGCGAGGCTTTCGCCGCACGCAACCTCGATTATCTTCCTTATTATCTATGGCTCAACTCAGAGACTGCCGAGGAAGACAAAGTTTGGCTCGTCAACATGCGACGCGACACGTATTATCTCGAGCGTCCCTATTTTTCCGACTATATGATCGAGGACCTGACCCTGCAGAAGATGGTCAGCGAAGCAAAGGATGCTCGCGAACTTCGGGCCAAAACCGCCGCAATGGGCATCAAATATCTACTCATCCGGCACGATTTTTTGTTGGATTACAAGGTCTCGCCGCTGGTCGACGACAAAAAGCCGCGAGCCGAGAACGAGGCGAAACTAAAAGCCGCGAAAGAATTTATTTTAGATCCGGTGAACACCGTTCGTTCGGACAGCAAGTTTAGTTTGGTAAAGGTGTTTTAA
- a CDS encoding type II toxin-antitoxin system VapB family antitoxin, which translates to MRIRTQLIIDDAVLAKIDEIAGEKHRRAIIIDTALREYIAREEKKQKPVTTDAAGAAKKGK; encoded by the coding sequence ATGAGAATCAGAACACAGTTGATCATCGACGATGCGGTGCTTGCAAAAATAGATGAGATCGCCGGAGAAAAACACCGGCGTGCGATCATAATCGACACCGCGCTTCGCGAATACATTGCCCGCGAAGAGAAAAAACAAAAACCGGTCACGACGGACGCGGCTGGGGCTGCTAAGAAGGGCAAATAA
- the sufD gene encoding Fe-S cluster assembly protein SufD translates to MVSTTAVMETQFAEQFREIIKAETDPLLVKLRKEAFAAFSLSGFPTLKDEDWKYTGVAPIVKEKWTLAPFSPDLSPKGEGSREHLAAFNFRRNGFTALNAAFGDPKVIRIPKETSVAEPIEFHFAADGNTAIFPHILVIAEAGSKATIVESYASIAKSFTNSAIQIFVEDNANITHYRVQKDAPDAFNVGTTEVSLGRGSRYDSTNINLGGALSRHDIDLKFTAEGGEAFVDGLYMLNGMQHHDTHSIIDHTVPNCISHQTYKGVLNDTSRGVFNGKVMVRENAHGTDAEQSNKNLLLSDTARVDTKPQLEIFNDDVKCSHGATVGQLEEEELFYLLTRGLPETLAKNLLTYGFAEAIIRKIGIESIKSELDAAVLNRLSVKLEV, encoded by the coding sequence ATGGTATCAACGACAGCAGTAATGGAAACGCAATTTGCGGAACAATTTAGAGAGATCATCAAGGCGGAGACAGATCCGCTATTGGTGAAACTGCGTAAAGAGGCGTTTGCCGCTTTCTCGCTTTCCGGCTTTCCGACGCTAAAGGACGAAGACTGGAAATATACAGGTGTAGCCCCGATCGTAAAAGAAAAATGGACGCTCGCACCCTTTTCGCCTGACCTCTCGCCTAAAGGCGAAGGGTCGCGAGAACATCTGGCAGCTTTCAACTTTCGCCGAAATGGCTTCACGGCATTGAACGCAGCTTTTGGTGATCCCAAAGTCATCCGAATTCCAAAAGAAACGAGTGTTGCCGAGCCGATCGAGTTTCATTTTGCGGCGGACGGGAACACGGCGATCTTTCCGCATATTCTTGTAATTGCGGAAGCCGGAAGTAAGGCAACGATCGTTGAATCGTACGCGTCGATAGCGAAAAGTTTTACGAACTCTGCTATTCAGATCTTCGTCGAAGATAACGCAAATATCACGCATTACCGAGTGCAGAAAGACGCTCCAGATGCCTTTAATGTCGGCACGACCGAGGTCTCGCTCGGCCGCGGCAGCCGGTACGATTCGACAAATATCAATCTTGGAGGTGCTCTTTCGCGGCACGATATCGACCTAAAATTCACGGCCGAAGGAGGCGAAGCATTCGTTGACGGGTTGTATATGCTGAACGGAATGCAGCACCACGACACGCATTCGATCATCGACCACACTGTGCCGAATTGCATCTCGCATCAGACTTATAAGGGCGTGCTGAATGACACTTCGCGAGGCGTTTTCAACGGCAAGGTTATGGTGCGTGAAAACGCTCACGGCACCGACGCGGAGCAATCGAACAAAAACCTTTTGCTGTCGGATACGGCCCGCGTCGACACAAAACCGCAGCTCGAAATTTTCAATGATGATGTGAAATGTTCGCACGGAGCGACCGTCGGCCAGCTCGAAGAAGAAGAATTGTTTTACCTGCTGACTCGCGGTTTGCCCGAAACTCTGGCCAAGAATCTGTTAACCTATGGGTTTGCGGAGGCGATCATTCGCAAGATCGGTATCGAATCGATCAAGTCAGAACTCGACGCAGCCGTGCTGAACCGACTAAGCGTAAAATTGGAAGTGTAA